In a single window of the Cucurbita pepo subsp. pepo cultivar mu-cu-16 chromosome LG18, ASM280686v2, whole genome shotgun sequence genome:
- the LOC111780018 gene encoding cyclin-L1-1, translating to MIYTAIDTFYLSDEQLKDSPSRKDGIDEVTETTLRIYGCDLIQEAGILLKLPQAVMATGQVLFHRFYCKKSFARFHVKKVASSCVWLASKLEENPRKARQVIIVFHRMECRRENLSIEFLDPTLKKYADLKMELSRTERHILKEMGFICHVEHPHKFISNYLATLGTPPELRQEAWNLANDSLRTTLCVRFKSEVVACGVVYAAARRFQVPLPENPPWWKAFDADKSGIDEVCRVLAHLYTLPKAQYIPVCKDGDSFTFSNKSWDSQSLPVTKEVPQSSPTANDDAVKATSGNNHESGGSKDELLKLALNKLKESKKSDDESKSILLEATTREEVLPKSKSDRRAETGERNKERERDRDRERARERDRTKSRDRDRGRDSDREREREDADRDKVKDRAHRSNDRSKELGGHLEKSRRHSSRDRDYHGSSYSSRDKDRHRHH from the exons ATGATTTACACGGCCATCGACACATTTTATCTAAGTGATGAGCAGTTGAAGGACTCACCTTCGAGAAAGGATGGGATTGATGAAGTCACTGAAACCACCCTGAGAATCTACGGTTGTGATCTCATCCAGGAAGCTGGCATATTGCTTAAATT GCCTCAGGCAGTCATGGCTACTGGACAAGTTCTGTTCCATCGATTCTATTGCAAGAAATCATTTGCCCGCTTCCATGTCAAg AAAGTTGCTTCTAGTTGTGTGTGGCTTGCTTCAAAGTTGGAGGAAAACCCTAGGAAAGCCAGACAagtaattattgtttttcacAGAATGGAATGTAGGAGAGAGAACTTATCGATAGAGTTCTTGGACCCTACTCTCAAG AAATACGCAGACTTGAAGATGGAGTTGAGCAGAACTGAGAGGCATATATTGAAAGAGATGGGTTTCATTTGTCACGTTGAACATCCGCATAAATTCATATCTAACTACCTTGCAACCCTTGGAACACCTCCAGAACTGAGGCAAGAAGCTTGGAATCTAGCCAACGACAG TTTGCGTACAACCTTGTGCGTTCGATTCAAGAGCGAGGTTGTGGCTTGTGGGGTTGTATATGCTGCTGCTCGTAGATTTCAAGTACCTCTTCCTGAAAATCCACCTTGGTGGAAGGCATTTGATGCAGACAAGTCGGGAATTGATGAAGTCTGTCGAGTTTTGGCACACTTGTATACCCTTCCTAAGGCACAATATATTCCAGTCTGCAAGGATGGAGACTCATTTACATTTTCTAACAAGTCATGGGATTCACAATCTCTTCCCGTGACCAAg GAAGTTCCACAAAGCAGCCCAACAGCCAACGATGACGCTGTAAAAGCCACCTCAGGAAATAATCACGAATCAGGTGGGTCCAAAGATGAGTTGCTTAAATTAGCCTTAAACAAGCTCAAGGAATCTAAGAAGAGTGATGACGAATCCAAGAGCATTCTGCTTGAAGCGACTACTAGGGAGGAAGTTTtgccaaaatcaaaatccgaTCGCAGGGCTGAGACTGGTGAAAGGAacaaggagagagaaagggacaGGGATAGGGAAAGAGCGAGGGAGAGAGACAGAACCAAGTCTCGAGATCGGGATAGAGGTCGAGATTCTGACAGGGAACGTGAGAGGGAGGATGCAGACAGAGACAAAGTCAAGGATCGAGCTCATCGCTCAAATGATAGGAGCAAGGAATTAG GAGGACACTTGGAAAAATCGAGACGTCACTCATCGCGAG ATCGGGATTACCATGGCTCATCTTATTCTTCACGTGATAAAGATCGCCATAGGCATCATTGA